One genomic window of Muntiacus reevesi chromosome 4, mMunRee1.1, whole genome shotgun sequence includes the following:
- the TROAP gene encoding tastin isoform X1, whose protein sequence is MDLGGVVMTTFQATKDPLLRGVSPTPSKIPVRSQRRPPLPTVKPSAVDQENQDPRRLGQKLSIQRPLADSAGPRLKATCQTEQSEKLVGSPQLRNPLEELRPSHGGQNVGPRPPPQTEAPGTIEFVADPAALATILSGEGVKSCRLGRQPSLAQRVLIRGSQGGTIRRGQDARASAYLAPRTPTHRLDPVRASCFSRLEGPGPRGRTLCPQRLEALIPPLGPSSHPSAPPRFQELRRETSGSRKTSASQASGSLLEQPVQPASSLPEVEPEVVTQSDEGGGGPLGLAQRVPLKETRDKTHTRDGCDSCLMPSPGQAVPPAITRPSPFGRAQRVPSPGPSAPISYSVLRRLATRPKTQFTPLPSASRVQQARGLSGLSPQPCPEESALPWEQIAVRLFDQESGIRLQEGPGKPPVSTPYGPHPSRTPNFQELKMQRISILQQLLRQEVEGLAEGKCTPLNGSSSLDMVELQPLLAEISRTLNAPEKVPEAFHLPELLQHPELPKPYFPEECGEPEPCPGAEPEVAPPCPPAEPGPPESCLGRRPEKPEPSTQEQPEASEPSRPVEPGPLQACPQGQVGLPEPSTTVDPRLSEACSLELRNPESSSQPRTSQRAPATTSLTFSSQRPLCASPRIRSLQSLKLSPGPTGPSHPAPRTMALRQRLKACLTAIHGFHEACLDDECAFYTSRAPPSGLTRVCTNPVAMMLEWQDALCFIPVGSAAPQDSPS, encoded by the exons ATGGATTTGGGCGGAG TCGTCATGACCACCTTCCAAGCCACGAAGGATCCTCTCCTCCGGGGTGTATCTCCCACACCTAGCAAGATTCCCGTTCGCTCTCAGAGACGCCCACCTCTCCCCACAGTCAAACCCAGCGCCGTGGACCAGGAGAACCAAGATCCAAGG AGATTGGGGCAGAAGCTCAGTATTCAGCGCCCTCTCGCAGACTCAGCAGGCCCCAGGCTGAAAGCCACATGTCAGACAGAGCAATCTGAGAAATTGGTGGGGAGCCCTCAGCTCCGGAACCCCTTGGAGGAGCTCAGGCCTAGCCATGGGGGTCAAAATGTGGGCCCTAGGCCACCTCCCCAGACAG AGGCTCCAGGGACCATAGAGTTTGTGGCTGACCCTGCAGCCCTGGCCACCATCCTGTCAGGTGAGGGGGTGAAGAGCTGTCGCCTGGGGCGCCAGCCCAGTCTGGCTCAGAGAGTACTGATTCGAGGGAGCCAGGGAGGCACCATCCGGAGGGGTCAG GATGCCCGGGCCTCTGCATATTTGGCCCCCAGAACCCCTACCCATCGACTGGACCCTGTCAGGGCTTCCTGCTTCTCAAGGCTGGAGGGACCAGGGCCTAGAGGTCGAACCTTGTGTCCCCAGAGGCTGGAGGCTCTG ATTCCACCTTTAGGACCTTCCTCTCACCCCTCCGCTCCTCCCCGTTTCCAGGAACTAAGAAGAGAGACCAGTGGCAGCAGGAA GACTTCAGCGAGCCAGGCCTCGGGATCCCTTCTGGAGCAGCCTGTGCAGCCTG CTTCCTCTCTCCCTGAAGTGGAACCTGAAGTTGTCACTCAGTCAGATGAAGGAGGAGGCGGCCCCCTCGGCCTGGCCCAGCGGGTACCATTAAAAGAAACCCGAGATAAAACCCACACCAGG GACGGCTGTGACTCCTGCCTGATGCCCTCCCCTGGCCAAGCAGTGCCACCTGCCATCACCCGGCCATCACCCTTTGGACGGGCTCAGCGTGTACCATCCCCTGGCCCCTCAGCTCCA ATCTCATATTCAGTGTTGCGGCGTCTCGCCACCCGCCCCAAAACCCAGTTCACACCACTCCCATCAGCCTCCAGAGTTCAGCAG GCCCGAGGGTTGAGTGGCCTCTCCCCTCAACCTTGCCCTGAAGAGTCTGCCCTGCCCTGG GAGCAGATTGCAGTACGGTTATTTGACCAGGAGAGTGGTATAAGGTTGCAAGAGGGGCCTGGGAAGCCACCTGTGTCGACTCCTTATGGACCCCACCCCAGTAGAACCCCCAACTTCCAGGAGCTGAAGATGCAG CGCATCAGTATCCTGCAGCAGCTTTTGCGGCAGGAAGTGGAGGGGTTGGCAGAGGGCAAGTGTACCCCCCTTAATGGAAGCTCCTCTCTGGATATGGTGGAACTTCAGCCCCTGCTAGCTGAGATTTCTAGAACTCTGAATGCCCCTGAAAAAGTACCTGAGGCTTTTCACCTTCCTGAACTGTTACAGCACCCTGAGCTGCCAAAACCCTACTTTCCAGAGGAGTGTGGGGAGCCAGAGCCCTGCCCTGGAGCAGAGCCTGAGGTtgccccaccctgccctccagcTGAGCCAGGCCCCCCAGAGTCCTGCCTTGGGAGGAGGCCTGAGAAACCAGAGCCCTCCACCCAGGAGCAGCCTGAGGCATCAGAGCCCAGCCGTCCAGTAGAACCTGGACCCCTTCAGGCCTGCCCCCAGGGGCAGGTAGGACTCCCAGAGCCCTCCACTACTGTAGATCCGAGGTTATCAGAAGCCTGCTCCCTGGAACTCAGAAATCCAGAGTCCAGCTCACAGCCCCGCACCAGTCAGCGGGCTCCAGCAACCACCAGCCTGACCTTCTCCTCCCAGCGCCCACTTTGTGCCAGCCCCCGTATCCGCTCACTTCAGTCTCTGAAGCTCTCACCAGGCCCGACAG GTCCCAGCCATCCGGCCCCTCGGACCATGGCCCTGAGGCAGCGCCTCAAAGCCTGTCTGACTGCCATCCATGGCTTCCACGAGGCCTGCCTGGACGATGAGTGTGCCTTCTACACCAGCCGAGCCCCTCCCTCAGGCCTCACCAGGGTCTGCACCAACCCCGTGGCCATGATGCTGGAATGGCAGGATGCCCTG TGTTTTATTCCAGTTGGTTCTGCTGCCCCACAGGATTCTCCGTCATGA